In Daucus carota subsp. sativus chromosome 4, DH1 v3.0, whole genome shotgun sequence, one DNA window encodes the following:
- the LOC135152141 gene encoding uncharacterized protein LOC135152141, whose translation MANNSNNFSVRSVLEKDKLTGTNFLDWQRNLRIVLKQERKLYVIDIPRPTPLAEGSTRAQHTAYQKHIDDDTDVQCLMLATMSAELQKQHENMDSYDMIEHLKRMFEGQARQERFDTFKSLNACKQGERDPVGPHVLKMIGYIDYLEKLGAPIGPEHQIDLILQSLNNNYSQFVMNYNMNEINKNPAELLAMLKTAETNIQKASPTPILMVNKGKAKGKGKWKGKKKMGSNSNANPKPGPTKAVKPKGGVQKEGDCHYCKKPGHWKRNCHAYLEDLKKKKAAAASDSEIKGKYK comes from the coding sequence atggcaaataattcaaacaacttctctgtacgatcagtccttgagaaggacaagctgacaggaaccaacttccttgactggcaaaggaatttgaggattgtcctcaaacaagagcgcaagctctatgtcatagatattcctcgccctacacctctcgctgaaggatcaacccgtgctcagcatactgcttatcagaagcatatcgatgatgacacggatgttcaatgtctcatgttagcgaccatgagtgctgaacttcagaaacaacatgagaatatggattcttatgatatgattgagcaccttaagcgtatgtttgagggacaggctcgtcaggagaggtttgatactttcaaatctttgaatgcttgtaagcagggtgaacgtgatccggtaggaccgcatgttctgaagatgatagggtatattgattatcttgaaaaattgggtgccccgattggtcctgagcaccaaattgatctgatcttgcaatctctaaacaataactattctcagtttgtaatgaattacaatatgaatgagataaacaagaaccccgccgaattgttggcaatgttgaaaactgctgaaaccaacattcagaaggcgtcccctactcccatattgatggtgaataaggggaaggccaaaggaaagggtaaatggaaaggcaagaagaagatgggatCTAATTCTAATGCCAATCCGAAACCTGGTCCAACTAAGGCCGTGAAGCCAAAAGGTGGTGTTCAGAAGGAGGGTGATTGTCACTATTGCAAGAAACCAGGTCATTGGAAGAGGAActgtcatgcttatttggaggatctgaagaagaagaaggctgctgccgcttctgattcag